The Trichomycterus rosablanca isolate fTriRos1 chromosome 22, fTriRos1.hap1, whole genome shotgun sequence genome has a window encoding:
- the arhgap23a gene encoding rho GTPase-activating protein 23 isoform X4, whose protein sequence is MGQNQLDNWSRWPSSTSSTSPPLDNRTSVPTTNSKAWASEGREAGGVSHCSPAHRTEENRYGMTERSFSSSSSSSPPHALTENHCKDSLVWSSPPKPAPSSRSECTQQALTNWYYNQVSERERSAVRSLHPRHRSFSQDRLAELSRNRRRQQAEFPHSASQDTLIHLQQSGAGHHPPWPQILAPICQSRPRSESLLRTRHGHSGRSLEAIDKALSPLSPHKERSALHHQPQWPGKQSSQAQPSTRQAHRQHQLSSEPQRSPHHHSTQQQQHTPQHLSQHAPQSRRLTSCQSVDQELVGYRSYSPSFNRKSGRILQHAQSFRDPSYSGPRLSWTTAANTSPPESSIPSPPCDSATQSSTTASKAPEGSHRPTNHKREGAEVEGEIKQQVQEVVLRQKPPMGRRAGHGNRPPHYALALDGSDPFLFTSDPEDAQQNSESSSSQRRVNGNLVPLSVEDDSLASIPFIDEPTSPSADLRACHIPASSVVSSGGLRSAPAVGTSPASHTFTFPLSRLSSHDCSSIKSSRRSSYLLAITTERSKSCDEGLNTFRDDGRTFSRVPKRVKSFFDDGSLDSLGAAEEARSKRHSASELGSISYTDIRKEGWLHYKQIHTEKGKKVGSAIRPWRRVFSVLRCNSLHLYKDKREALLKGSALGGGSEDEHVIRISGCLVDIAYSETKRKNALRLTTQDFCEYLLQAEDRDDMLDWIRVIGDSSKMESEDLGFSRQALINKKLNDYRKQSPTSNKPDSSPRVPRMAFLHTKTENSSAPPRSPKHEAKEESSPPKSPWGINFMKKVKKTDPKAFGVRLEDCQPASSHKFVPLIVEICCGLVEEMGLEYTGIYRVPGNNAVVSNLQEQLNKGCDINTADERWQDLNVVSSLLKLFFRKLPEPLFTDDKYNDFIEANRMENPNDRLKTLKKLIHDLPDYYFHTLKFLIGHLKRVADNSDKNKMEPRNLALVFGPTLVRTSEDNMTDMVTHMPDRYKIIETLVQHYAWFFSEEHDKDEKTPEDTEDVQPAPNIDHLLSNIGRTGLLGEITDSTNSDSAKSKGIAGLKRDVSAKEFLTTLAIVSAVTRRRRRRPAARLLGSSTDDDSEQEPIRTDVNSEGKLMETRACESDTAPRAEAEEDDVEEEDEDRAEKEEEHQTQDKVVPSVPCLEEVRSVLLSEEEDQQSEVKGRSWRGEDARSIVSGYSTLSTLGRSLASEGRGEDADDEQSELVSETDNESGFASRSLTQERPEKRTPPPTQTHASPEPTAPRSFLYTHHKSATSASAPPDPAPVSSKLIPPETVEKGTEGAGRSSTPSTSSYSSTASQRLHNRSAFNSHRLIQCDTLARRRTKFEKTKAHSLDPLEVSSGSATEDSSVGQKRPTALDSSPSRSPSLRTKPASESGRQITLPLVSDGISSSSIGQGSLAEQVRARLLGSAEDLRFTGLRKPLSPETRRRRRAWRRHTVVVSPTSNPQKTVTTPNSGVNNNNKPPAPPPKPVSLIRRPGDQPLPQCSAVDASLARRAPSTSRFHECL, encoded by the exons ATGGGACAGAATCAGTTGGACAACTGGAGCCGCTGGCCCAGCTCCACCTCCAGCACATCGCCACCACTCGATAACCGGACGAGTGTTCCCACCACTAACAGTAAGGCCTGGGCGTCAGAGGGGCGCGAAGCAGGAGGCGTCAGTCATTGCAGCCCAGCCCATCGTACAGAGGAGAATCGGTACGGCATGACTGAGAGATCTTTCTCGTCCTCGTCTTCCTCGAGCCCGCCCCACGCACTTACTGAAAACCACTGCAAGGACAGCCTGGTGTGGAGCAGCCCGCCAAAACCTGCGCCTTCCAGCCGCAGCGAATGCACCCAACAGGCCCTCACTAACTGGTACTACAACCAAGTGTCAGAGCGAGAACGCTCGGCCGTTCGCTCGCTACACCCGCGCCATCGCAGTTTCTCGCAGGACCGGCTAGCAGAGCTAAGTCGAAACAGGCGGAGACAGCAAGCTGAATTTCCCCACAGCGCTTCTCAGGACACGCTGATACATCTGCAGCAGTCAGGCGCAGGACACCATCCTCCCTGGCCTCAGATCCTCGCTCCCATCTGCCAAAGCCGTCCTCGCTCGGAGAGCCTCCTGCGCACTCGCCACGGTCACTCGGGCCGCTCCTTAGAGGCTATCGACAAGGCACTCAGCCCTCTCTCACCACACAAAGAGAGATCAGCCTTGCACCATCAGCCACAGTGGCCAGGCAAGCAGTCGAGCCAGGCGCAACCTAGTACCCGCCAGGCTCATCGGCAACACCAACTGTCTTCGGAGCCGCAACGTTCTCCGCACCATCACTCcactcaacagcagcaacacaCACCTCAGCACTTGTCACAACATGCACCCCAGAGCCGCCGCCTGACCTCGTGCCAGAGCGTCGACCAGGAGCTGGTCGGCTACCGCAGCTACAGTCCGTCTTTTAACCGCAAGAGTGGACGAATCCTGCAGCATGCACAGTCATTCCGGGACCCTTCCTACTCAGGCCCACGCCTCAGCTGGACGACCGCAGCCAACACCAGTCCTCCGGAGAGCAGCATCCCGTCTCCTCCTTGTGACTCGGCCACACAATCGTCAACCACTGCAAGTAAAGCACCGGAGGGAAGTCATCGACCGACCAATCATAAGAGAGAGGGAGCGGAGGTGGAAGGGGAGATCAAACAGCAGGTACAGGAGGTGGTGCTGAGGCAGAAGCCACCCATGGGAAGGAGGGCGGGTCACGGCAACCGACCCCCACATTATGCCCTGGCACTCGACGGCAGTGACCCGTTCCTCTTCACGTCCGACCCGGAGGACGCCCAGCAGAACTCTGAGAGCTCCTCGTCCCAACGGCGTGTCAATGGTAATCTAGTTCCTTTATCTGTGGAGGATGATTCGCTGGCATCTATCCCCTTCATTG ATGAGCCGACCAGCCCGAGCGCAGACCTGCGGGCGTGTCACATCCCCGCCTCGTCGGTAGTGTCCAGCGGTGGCCTTAGGTCTGCCCCCGCTGTGGGGACCAGTCCCGCCTCACACACCTTCACCTTCCCCCTCAGCCGCCTCTCCTCCCACGACTGCA GCAGTATCAAATCCAGTCGGCGTTCGTCCTACCTGCTGGCCATTACCACCGAGCGCTCCAAGTCATGCGACGAAGGCCTCAACACCTTCAGAGACGACGGACGAACCTTCTC GAGAGTGCCTAAAAGAGTAAAAAGCTTCTTTGATGATGGG TCTTTGGACAGTCTTGGTGCTGCTGAGGAGGCTCGATCTAAACGTCACTCTGCCTCTGAGCTGGGCAGCATCAGCTACACTGATATCAGGAAAGAGGGCTGGCTTCACTACAAACAGATTCACACAGAAAAGGGCAAG AAGGTGGGCAGTGCAATTCGTCCCTGGAGACGCGTCTTCTCGGTGCTGCGCTGCAACTCTCTTCACCTCTACAAAGACAAGCGAgaggctttgctcaagggctcgGCTCTGGGAGGCGGGTCCGAGGACGAACATGTGATCAGGATCAGCGGCTGCCTGGTGGACATCGCGTACAGTGAGACGAAGCGCAAGAACGCACTTCGACTGACCACGCAGGACTTCTGCGAGTACCTGCTGCAGGCCGAGGATCGAGACGACATGCTGGATTGGATCCGAGTGATTGGAGATAGCAGCAAGATGGAGAGTGAG GATTTGGGTTTTTCTCGGCAAGCTCTCATCAATAAGAAACTAAATGATTACAGGAAGCAGAG TCCAACCAGCAACAAACCTGACTCGTCTCCCAGAGTGCCACGCATGGCTTTCCTGCACACAAAGACCGAGAACAGCAGTGCCCCCCCACGCTCCCCTAAACACGAAGCCAAAG AGGAGAGCAGTCCTCCCAAATCTCCATGGGGCATCAACTTCATGAAGAAGGTGAAGAAAACTGACCCTAAAGCGTTTGGTGTACGACTGGAAGACTGCCAACCCGCCTCCTCTCACAAG TTTGTTCCACTGATTGTGGAGATCTGCTGTGGCTTGGTGGAGGAGATGGGTCTGGAGTACACGGGGATCTACAGAGTACCGGGCAACAACGCTGTCGTGTCCAACTTACAGGAACAGCTCAATAAAGGATGTGACATCAACACTGCGGACGAG AGGTGGCAGGACCTAAATGTGGTGAGCAGCCTTCTCAAATTGTTCTTCCGAAAGCTTCCGGAACCCCTCTTTACTGACG ACAAGTACAATGACTTCATAGAGGCCAATCGTATGGAGAACCCGAACGACAGACTAAAAACTTTAAAGAAACTG ATTCATGACTTACCAGATTATTACTTCCACACGCTGAAGTTTCTGATTGGTCACCTGAAGAGGGTCGCAGATAATTCTGACAAGAACAAG ATGGAGCCTCGTAACCTGGCGCTGGTGTTTGGCCCGACTCTCGTCCGAACCTCAGAGGACAACATGacagacatggtcacccacatGCCCGACCGCTACAAGATCATTGAGACTCTCGTCCAACAT TATGCATGGTTCTTCAGTGAAGAACACGACAAGGATGAAAAA ACTCCTGAGGACACAGAGGATGTTCAGCCTGCCCCCAATATAGACCACCTCTTATCGAACATCGGCCGAACCGGCCTTTTGGGGGAGATTACAG ACTCAACCAACAGTGATTCTGCTAAATCAAAG GGTATAGCGGGGTTAAAACGTGACGTCTCAGCCAAGGAATTTCTGACAACACTGGCCATCGTGTCTGCTGTGACTCGCAGGCGCAGAAGACGCCCCGCCGCGCGCCTCCTGGGCAGCAGCACCGATGACGACTCCGAACAAGAGCCCATCAGAACTGATGTCAACTCGGAGGGAAAGCTGATGGAAACCAGGGCGTGTGAATCTGACACCGCTCCGCGTGCAGAGGCAGAAGAGGACGACGTCGAGGAAGAGGATGAGGACAGGGCAGAGAAAGAGGAAGAGCACCAGACTCAAGATAAGGTTGTTCCCAGTGTGCCATGCTTGGAGGAGGTTAGATCGGTACTTCTGAGTGAAGAAGAAGACCAGCAGTCCGAGGTGAAAGGACGAAGCTGGAGAGGTGAAGATGCCCGCTCGATAGTTTCGGGTTACTCCACTCTGTCCACCCTGGGGCGGAGTTTAGCGTCTGAGGGTCGGGGCGAGGACGCAGACGACGAACAGAGCGAGCTAGTCAGCGAGACGGATAACGAAAGTGGCTTCGCCTCGCGCTCTCTGACTCAGGAACGTCCTGAGAAGCGCACACCACCCCCAACGCAAACACACGCCTCACCAGAACCGACTGCACCTCGTAGTTTTCTGTACACACACCACAAATCAGCCACTTCTGCATCCGCACCTCCAGATCCTGCTCCTGTTTCATCTAAACTAATCCCACCTGAAACTGTCGAGAAAGGAACCGAGGGCGCGGGACGCTCCTCCACTCCGTCCACCTCATCCTATTCATCCACGGCCTCCCAGCGCCTCCACAACCGGTCCGCCTTTAACTCGCATCGCCTCATACAATGTGACACCTTGGCACGTCGCCGGACAAAATTCGAGAAGACCAAAGCGCACTCCTTAGATCCCCTAGAAGTCTCCAGTGGTTCAGCCACAGAGGACTCTAGCGTAGGTCAAAAAAGACCCACCGCACTTGACTCCTCCCCTTCCCGCTCACCTTCTTTACGGACCAAACCAGCATCAGAAAGTGGACGCCAGATTACGCTGCCCCTTGTTTCTGATGGCATCTCCTCTTCCTCCATAGGGCAGGGATCACTGGCCGAGCAGGTCCGCGCCCGCCTGCTAGGGTCAGCCGAAGATCTCCGTTTCACCGGTTTGAGAAAACCGCTCTCGCCTGAAACGCGCCGGAGGCGACGAGCCTGGAGGAGGCACACGGTAGTGGTCTCACCTACTAGCAACCCTCAGAAAACTGTAACGACCCCTAACTCCGGcgttaacaacaacaacaagccCCCAGCTCCACCACCCAAACCTGTCAGTCTAATCAGGCGCCCCGGGGATCAACCCCTCCCACAGTGTTCGGCAGTCGATGCTTCTTTGGCACGCCGGGCCCCGTCTACCTCCCGATTCCATGAATGCTTGTGA